TGATTCACTTCGTGCAGGAGCATGCCTCGGTGCCGGTGATCGTGAGCGGTCGCGGCAACAACTTCCTTTACATCGATGAGGATGTCGATTTTGAGATGGCCATCCGCCTGGTTGTCAACGGTAAAAAGCGAATCAGCGTCTGCAACGCCATCGACAAGGTGTTGATCCACAAGGATCTGCCACAGCTGAAAGAGAAAGTGAACCTGCTGGTCGAACGGCTTGAGGAGAAAGGGATCAGCGTGTGGGGAAACAGTACGATAGCTGCACTCTCTCCTGCAATCAGGCCGGAGAACAATGCCAACACCCTCTGTGAAGAGTACCTCGCACCCAAGCTATACCTGGCACTGGTAGAGGGGATGAGCGAAGCCATCGGGATGACCAACCGCTACTCCGGAGGCCATACCGCCGTGATTGTCACCATCAACCGGGAGAGAGCCGATCTGTTCATGCAGGAGGCGGACTGTGCAGCGGTCTACCACAATGCCTCCTCCCGTTTCACCGACGGCGGTCAGTTTGGCGTGGGCGGTGAGATAGCCATCAGCACGCAAAAGCTCCACTTCCGCGGTCCCCTGGGGGCACAGGAGCTGGTCACCAACAAATGGTTCATCTACGGGGAGGGCCAGACAAGAGAATAACAGAAACAACAGAAACCATACAGATTTAACGGGTTATCAAACAGATGAAAAAGAAACTGATCATCAAGATTGGCACATCCACCCTGACAGCCGGCACCAACCGCATCTCCTTCGCGGTGATCGAAAGCCTGGCAAGGCAGATATTGGTACTCAGGGAAAGCTACGAGGTGGTGATAGTCTCCTCGGGTGCCATCGCCACCGCCCGCCAGTTCGTGGAGATCAACGGCTACCAGCGGAACGTCGATTCGAAGCAGGCGATGGCCGCCATCGGACAGACCAAACTGATGGAACTATACGACACCATCTTCTCCACCTTCGGCCTCAACATCGCACAGATCCTGCTCACCTACCGTGACTTCGAAAACCCGGTGGCCAATGAGAACACCCGCAACACCATCAAACGGCTCTGGCAGGCAGGCTACATTCCCATCGTGAACGAGAACGACACCGTCTCCATCGAGGAGATCCTGCTGGGGGACAACGACAAACTCTCGGCACTGGTGGCAGTGATTACGGGTGCCGACCTGCTGCTGCTGGTCTCCGACATTGACGGCATCTTCGACCGCAACCCTCACCTGCATGCCGATGCACGGCTCATCAGCGAGGTGACGGATCTGGAGAGCATCCGCAGCTATATCGAAGAGAAAGAGTCCACCCTCGGCACTGGGGGTATGTCCTCCAAAGTGCATGCCGCAGAGATCTGCATGGAAAAGGGAGTGGAGATGTGGATCGTGAACGGACAGCGGGCCAACTACATCATCAGGGCCATGAATGGAGAGATACCTTGCACGCGATTCAGGAGAGAAGCTGGGAAGAGCTGACCGGCAACAGAGCTGTCGCAACATCAAAAAAGATCAACGATGAAACATGGATTTATCGGCTTCGGCAACCTTGCTCGGGCCATTTACGAAGGATTGAAAGAGGAGGAGGGGATGACATTCGCCTATTTTGCACGCAGCGACAAAGAGATGTCCATTCCTTTCCATGAGAAGCTGGAACAACTGGTTGATCGTTCAGATGTGCTTTGGCTGGCAGTAAAGCCGCAGGACCTGGCGGGAATCCTTCAGCAACTGAAGGAGTGTGACCTCACAGGCAAGACCATCGTTTCACCGGTGGCAGGCAAAAGCATTGCCTGGATTGAACGGCACCTGGGAGGGGAACAGCTCATCGTGCGCATCATGCCCAACCTGGCCATGGCCTACCGCATGTCGGTGACCGCCTTCTGCACCAACAGGCCCGACGATGAGAAAGCAACCGTTATCTTCACCCTGCTGGGCAAGCTGGGCAAGGCGGTGGAACTGGAGGAGGTGGGCTTCGACCTCTTCACCTCCGTCTTCGGCAGCGGGCCCGCTTTTATTCTCTCGTTCATTCAAATCTTTAAGCAGAAGATGCAGGAGCTCAGCCTGCCGGGAGCGTTGCTCGACGAGCTGTTGCTCGAACTCACACGGGGTACCACACGCTATTTCACCGAGAACCAGAAGGCACATAGCATTGAGGAGCTGATCCGCAACATCACCAGCAAGGGGGGCACCACTCAGGCAGGACTGGAATACTTCAAGACCCATGAAATCGGGAAACATTTTGAAGGAGTGCTCGATGCCGCCCGGAATCGGTCGGTAGAGATGAGCCGCAACGGCAACTAAGGTCAATTCAACCCTGCTGTTGCTGTTCAGCCTTCGCCTTGTAGGCGATGGCATAGAAGCGGATCTGCTTGATCACGGCGAGCAGTCCGTTTGAACGGGTGGGTGACAGATGTTCGGTGAGCCCGATCTCTTTCAGGAAGCGCAGCTCGCTGCCGATAATCTCATCGGGGGTGCGGCCGTTGAAGACACGCAGCACCAGGGCCAGCAGCCCTTTCACGATGATGGCGTCGCTCTCCGCCTGAAACCAGAGTCTCCCGTCACGGTAGTCGCTCTGCAACCATACACGGCTCTGGCACCCCTCAATGATGTTGGAGGGTGTTTTATACTGCTCATCCAGCGGTGCCAGTGCATTTCCCTGCTCGATGATCACCGCATATTTGTCCATCCAGTCATCATAAATGCTGAACTCGTCAATAATCTCCTGTTCTGTCTTATCTATTGTCTGCATAATCTAAAATTTTTCTTACCCACTCTACCACCGGGAAATCCATTTTACTTTTCGGTGTAGAGCAGTTCAAGCACCGTCTGACCGACAGCCTTCAGCGTGTTGCGGTCGATGTTGCGCATGTCGTCGTTCAGTGTATGCCAGTGAGGTCCGAAGCCGGTGCGGGTCTCTCTTTTCAGGTTGATGATGTTGATGCTGGGAGCCCTTTTCATCTCATTCACCGGCACATGATCGTCGGTGATGTACCCTCCCTGTTGCAGGGGGAAGAAGCTGCCGTACCCCATCTTGCGGGCGGTGCTCCAAACACGCTCCACCATTGCGGGCGCATGCAGCAGTGAATAGCCCTCCTTCAGGAATGTGGCACCGGCCGATCCCACCATGTCGAGCAGGATGCCATACTCGGCACTGTAATCCTCCACATGCGGTTGCTCTGCCCAGTAGCGTGAACCCATGCACCACCAGTCACCGGTCACCTGTTGTTGTTCAAACGACGGTTGTCCCCAGTCCTCCAGGTCGAAGAAGATGATATCGACACCCCGCTCCAGTGGTTGCTGTTGCAGCTGACGGGCAATCTCGAGCAGCACCCCCACCCCGCTGGCACCATCGTCGGCACCGGCAATGGGTTGTTGCCTGCGCATCGGGTCGCTCTCCTCATCGGCAAAGGGGCGTGAGTCCCAGTGTGCAAAAAGCAATACCCTCTTCTCCTTCTCCGGTGCATAGCTGCCAATGATGTTCCGGATGGGAAGCTCTTTCCCGTCGTAGTGGGTCACCATTGTACGTTGCTCAGTCACCACTGCCCCGAATGATGCCAGCTTCCCGGCAAGATAGTCGCCACATGCTTCATGTGCCGCCGTACCGGGTACACGGGGACCGAAGGCCACCTGAGCTTCCACATAACCATAGGCGCTGTCGGCAATGAACGCCGGTGACTGAGGTTGGTAAACCTCAGTCACGACGCTTTTCTTCCCGGACTGACAGGAGTTGCATGACACCGTAAGCAGCATGGCTGCCGTCAACGCTACAACGATTGAAAATATGCCTACTCTTTTCATCTCTGTATCTTTAATTCTTTTTTCAATACCCTGATTTCAAATTTTCTTTCACCTCCAACTACCTGTTGCGTTGGTAGGAAAAATTATTGATCCCCATATTGGTGTAGGTTTCACGCAAAGCATCCTCGTCGTCGGAGATCACCAGCAGCTTATCTCCGGCATAAAGAGCCGTTTGGCCCGTAGGAACAAAATACTGTTCATCACGTTTTACCATCACCACCAGCGTCTTGTCGGGCAATGGCATCTCAAGCAGGTTCTTCCCATACTTCAGTGTCTCTTCAGAGATCTCGATCTCTGTCATTGCCGACTTGATCTCCTCAGAGAACTCCACGTCGAAGTCTTCAAATGCCTTGAACTTTGAAGGTTTGTCGGCCAGCTTCAGCCACTTGGCCACCGCCGGTAGTGAGGTACCCTGCAACAGCAGGGAGACGATGGTGATCACAAAGACGATGTTGAAGATCCAGCGTGCACCCTCAATCCCTTCTGCCAGGGGCATGATGGCGAAGATGATCGGCACGGCTCCCCTGAGTCCCACCCAGGAGGTGTATAGCTTGTCCCTGAAACCGATCTTCCTGAAAGGCAGCAGCGTGAGGAAAACCGAAAGCGGACGGGCAAAAAAGATCATGAAGAGGGCGATGATCACTGCCGGCAGGAGCACCTCCAGCAGCTCTGCCGGGTTCACCAGCAGTCCGAGCGTGAGGAAGAGCAGGATCTGGCTCATCCAGGCAAATCCATCCATGAACTTCATGGAGGTACGTTTGTGTACGAACTTGGAGTTGCCAATCACCAAGCCTGCAATGTAGATGGCCAGGTAACCGTTCCCCTTCAAGAAGTAGGTGGCGGCAAATACAAAAATACCGATCATCAGCAACAGCACCGGGTAGAGAGAGGCGTTGTCCATGCGGATGCCGTTGATGAGCCGTACGGCAAGACGTCCCAACACAAAACCGATTATCGAGCCTATTGCCAACTGCAAAAGGATGCTGCCAATCACCATAAAGAAATTGGGATCTTTACCCGACTGAATGATTCCCATGAAGAGGATCGTCAACATGTAAGCCATCGGGTCGTTGCTGCCGCTCTCCATCTCCAGGAGGGGACGGAGGTTGTTCTTCAGCACCACCCCCTTTGAGCGGAGGATACCGAAAACCGAAGCCGAGTCGGTGGATGAAACTGTAGATGCGAGCAACAACGCTGTGAGCAGACCAATGCCGAGAGAGGGAAACATCAATCCTGAAATCCACCAGGTGAACAAACCGGTGATGATCGCGGTGAGGAAGACCCCCAAGGTAGCCAGCACCACCCCCGGTATGATTACCGGCCGGATGTCTGAGAAACGGGTATCAAGACCGCCGGAGAAGAGGATGATACAGAGGCAGAGGGTGCCGATGGTATGGGCGGTCTGCACGTTCTGAAACATCAACCCGAAGCCGTCGGATCCGAAGATCATTCCCACCAGCAGGAACAACAGCAGCACCGGCACGCCAAAACGATGCCCTGCCTTGCCCACCAGCATGCTGATGAAGAACAGGACTGAGCCTGCCAGCAGCAATATCTCCGTACTTATCATCATAGTCTCTTCACTCCTCTGTTATTGTGTAAAGGATATCCTGTCGTAACCTACAATCATTTCTGCCTGCATCCCCATGAGCAACGGATAGTTCTCCTTCACGTGTCCCACGGGGAAACTAAAACAGAGCGGGAAGTTGTAACCATTCACAGCATCCCGGATCGATTGCATCAGGGGAGCACTCATCTGATCATCCTCCTCGTAATCGGTAAACTGACCCACAATCATACCGCCAATCCTGTCGAAAACACCTGCAAGCTGCAGCTGTCGAATCATACGGTCCACCTTGTAGGGGTGCTCACCGATCTCTTCCAGGAAGAGGATCCCCCCTTTGGGGATCTTCGCAAATTTTGTACCAAGCAGGGAGGTGAACACCGACAGGTTGCCGCCAAAGAGTCTCCCTTTGGCCTGACCGGTACGATTCAGGGACTGGTTCTCCTTCACCGGTATCTGATAGTGTAATGCTCTGTCGAAAAGTACATCGTGCAGGTGTGACACCGCCACATCCTCTTCGTCTTCTTCGGCCAGGTGCTTTGCCATGGGAGCGTGCAACGAAGCGACACCCTGCATCTGCAGGGCGGCATGCAGGGCTGTGACATCGCTGTAGCCCACCACCCACTTGGGGTTTGCCCTGATAGCGGAGAAATCGAGTTGCGGAAGCAGGTGAACCATGCCGTAACCACCCCTGGAGCAAAGGATCAACCGCACCGAGGGGTCGTCCATCGCCTGCTGCATATCAGCCAGCCGCTCCGCCACGCTCCCGCTGTAACGACCCTGGCTGCCGAGGGCATGAGGGGCAACGATCGGTTGCAACCCCCATCGTTTCAACAGAGCTGCCGCACCGGTCACATATAGCGCATCAATCCTGCCCGCGGGTGAGAGGATCACGGCGCTGTCATGCTCTTTCAGTGCGGGTGGTCGCTTCATCTCGTCATGCAGGGGATTGGTTATGCATCAATGTTGGCGTAGGTAGCGTTCTCTTCAATGAACTCACGCCGGGGAGCCACCTCTTCGCCCATCAGCATGGTGAAGATGATATCGGCATCGGCGGCATTCTCAATGGTCACCTGCTTCAACAGCCGGTTCTCCGGGTTCATCGTGGTGTGCCACAACTGTTCGGCGTTCATTTCACCGAGACCTTTGTATCGCTGCGTGTGGATGGCATTCTCGTTGCCGTCGCCATATTTATCAATGAAATCCTTTCGCTGACGCTCGTTGTAGCAGTACTCCTCCGCTTTCCCCTTCTTACAGAGGTAAAGTGGCGGCGTGGCAATATAGACGTAACCGTTCTCAATCAACACCCGCATGTAACGGAAGAAGAAAGTGAGGATCAGGGTGTCGATGTGGCTGCCGTCGACGTCGGCGTCGGTCATCAGGATGATCTTGTGGTAACGCAGCTTGGCAATGTTGAGCTCCTTGGAGTCATCCTCGGTGCCGATTGTAACGCCCAGTGCGGTGTAGATGTTCTTGATCTCTTCGCTCTCCAGCACCTTGTGCGGCATCGCCTTCTCCACGTTGAGGATCTTGCCGCGCAGGGGCAGGATCGCCTGGAAGATACGGTTGCGGCCCTGCTTGGCTGTACCGCCGGCAGAGTCACCCTCCACCAGGAAGATCTCGCTCTCAATGGGATTCTTGCTGGAGCAGTCGGCAAGCTTACCCGGCAGTCCCGCACCCGAGAGGGGCGACTTGCGTTGCACCATTTCACGTGCCTTACGTGCTGCCTGGCGTGCCGTGGCTGCCAGGATCACCTTCTCAACGATCACCTTGGCCTCTTTGGGGTGCTCCTCCAGGTAGTACTTGAGTGCCTCCCCGATGGCCTGGTCCACCGCCCCGATCACTTCGCTGTTGCCCAGCTTGGTCTTGGTCTGTCCCTCGAACTGCGGCTCCTGCACCTTCACCGAGAGCACCGCGGTGAGACCTTCGCGGAAGTCATCACCGCTGATCTCCACCTTCACCTTCTCCAGCATCCTGGAGTCCTCGGCATACTTCTTCAGCGTGCGTGAGAGCCCCCTGCGGAAACCGGTGAGGTGGGTACCCCCCTCAATGGTGTTGATGTTGTTCACATAAGAGAAGATATTCTCGTTGTAGGTATCATTGTAGGTCAGGGCAATCTCAATCGGGATGCCATTCTTCTCGGTGGTGATGTGGATGGGATCCTGGATGAGTGAATCCTTGTTCTTGTCGATGTAGAGCACAAACTCCTCCAATCCCGTCTCAGAGTAGAACCGTTCGGTCTTGAACGTTCCATCTTCGCGGGGATGGCGCTTGTCGGTAAGCGTCAGTGTCAGTCCCGCATTCAGGAATGCCAGCTCCCGCAGTCGGGTGGCCAGCGTGTCGTAACGGTACTCCAAGACCGTGAAGATGGTGTCATCGGGCTTGAAGGTGATCACCGTGCCTGACTCATTTGAGTCTCCCGTAATCTGAACGTCAGCGTATGGCTTTCCCTTGGAGTACTCCTGTGTGTAAATCTTCCCATTCTTGTGTACCTCGGCTTTCAGATAGACCGAGAGCGCATTCACACAGGAGACACCTACACCGTGAAGTCCTCCGGAGACCTTGTAGGAGCCCTTGTCGAACTTACCTCCGGCATGAAGCACGGTGAGCACCACCTCCAGGGCCGACTTCTTCTCTTTCTCGTGATAGTCTACCGGGATACCGCGACCGTCATCCTTCACAGAGATGGAATTGTCTTCGTTGATGATGACATTGATTTCCGAACAATAGCCGGCCAGTGCTTCGTCGATAGAGTTATCCACCACCTCATAAACCAGATGATGCAACCCTTTCTCACTCACATCGCCGATGTACATGGCGGGACGCTTCCGTACCGCTTCAAGTCCCTCCAGCACCTGGATATTTTGTGCGGAATAATTACCGCTCGCCAATTTCAATTCTTCTTCTGACATATTGTTTTGCTTATTTATATCACTTTACAATTGAATGCCTTAGAGAGGCTTTCAACATTGGATTAAAAACGAACAAATATACGAAAAAAACGGCTCTCCGGCAACCGTTTTTTGTTTTTTTAGTGGCAGGCATCACCGGCAGGAAACAAAAAAAACGGACGCTCTGTCCGTTTCATGCACCAACTACATCAAACCATTGATGTTACACCTCATAATCTATCGCCGCTCTCGCCGCACGAACCTTCGAAACATACCCTCCCACCTTCAGGTGCTCGGGATGGATGGCGTAACGCTGCAGCTCTTCGAGCGAATCAAATTCACTCTCCAGGATGATGTCATAGTTCTCTGCAGATGCCGCCTCGTGGTTGATCTTTACCTCCATCCTGCGGATCTCGGGGATCACCCCCTGCAACGCCTCCAGCTTCTCCTTGATGATGCGTGCATTCTCAGCCTTTGAGTGGCCCTCTGCCTCTTCAGACAGTTGAAACATTACCAGATGTTTGATCATAACTTCAATTTTTAATTGTACAACATTGTTTTTGGTTGCAACATCATATGAAAAAAGCCGAACATTTCTGTCCGGCTCAAATATCTTCTCATTGCGAAAGGCAATCAGCTTAAGCTGTTCACGTGAGCAGCCAGCTTCGACTTCAGGTTGTTGGCCTTGTTCTGGTGAATGACATTCTTCTTCGCCAGCTTATCCAACATGGAGCAAACCGCGGGGTACTGCTCAACAGCTTCCTCTTTCGAAGTCAGGGTACGGAACTTGCGCACCTGGCTGCGAGTGGTACGGGAAGCATACCGGTTGGTTAAACGACGTACTTTGGTCTGCCTGATTCTTTTTTCTGATGATTTGTGATTTGCCATTTGATTGACGCGTATATTTAATTCTTTTTTTATTTCTTGTAGCCCATAGGGGAGTCGAACCCCTCTTTCCAGAATGAAAATCTGGCGTCCTAACCGATAGACGAATGGGCCTTTTGGCGGGCGTGAACCCAGGCGCAACAGCTTGTTGTCTCAATTGCGGGTGCAAATATAGAGCCTTTTTCTGAAAGTGCAAAACATTTCATTCATTTTTCCCAAAAAAAATTAACTCTTCAATGGTTACCGGTTCAAAATCAGCTAAAAATGTTTTTTATCCCTCTAAAATTGGTTTAATCAGTTTTTTTTTCTATTTTTGCACCCCGTAAATTCAAGAGACAACACATAAACATTGTAATATATGAAACGTACATTCCAGCCCTCAAACAGAAAGAGAAAGAACAAACACGGGTTCCGCAGCCGCATGGCTTCCAAGAACGGCAGAAAAGTGCTTGCTTCGCGCCGTGCCAAAGGACGTGCAAGATTATCGGTATCCGACGAATATTGAGATTGAACTGTTCAATCGGGATTTAAAAAGAGGCCGCCTCATGATATCACATGAGGCGGCCTTTTTTCTGTGTAAAAATTCCATTTACGATTACCCTCTTTCGGGACGAGACAGGGACTTTCATGGGGTTTGGGAAGCTCTAGCCTTATTGCACCCTTATTGCACCCTTATATCCACTCCAATAATTATGGGAGTGGATATAAAGATAGAATAAGGTTAGAATATTGAATTAGCTTCCAAAAACAGGCGAAAAGTCTGCTTTTGGAAGCTATTTTGCGTGATATCACAGCTCTCTCTTCTTTTTCCCTCCTTTACCGGCACACTGCCATTATTTTTTCCTATTTTTGCAGAAGAATTGACTTATCCGGCAAACAGATCGATCGTTATGAGCAAAAAACAATCACCCAAAAGCCTCTTCGGGGGCCACATCATCAAAAACCTGCTGATGATGGCAGCCGCTGCACTGCTGCTGGCACTGCTGGCACTGCTGTTTCTCAGCATATACACCCGGCATGGGCAACAAGTGGAGATCCCGCCACTGGAAGGATTGCAGGCTGAGGAGGCCAACAGGTTGCTGCATGCCAAAGGACTGCATGCGGAGATTGTGGACTCCGTCTATTTCCGCGACGGGGTGCCGGGAGCCATCATCGATCAAACACCCAAGGCCGGCAACAAGGTGAAGGAGGGGCGTGCCATCTACATCACCATCTACTCCCGCACCCCTCAGATGGTTTCTGTACCGGAGCTGGTCGACTTTTCCACGCGGCAGGCCACGGCGATGCTCACCTCCATGGGTTTCAACCAGATTGCAATTGAAGAGATCCCGGCAGAGTATGCCGGCCTGGTGGTAGCTGTCAAATACCTTGGCAGAACGCTGGCAGCAGAAGAGAAGATACCGGCAGCCTCACCACTCACATTGGTGGTGACGAAAGCATTCGAAAGAGACACACTGTCGATGGAGAACGATTACAACACTCCCCCAGAGCTACCAACCAACGGGCAACAAGCCCCTGGTGGCGGGGGAAGCATCGATGACACCTTTTTTTAAAGTGCCGACTTGTGACTATCAACCAATTGGATGAAAACGAATTGCTTCCCGAGGAAGAGATCTTTGACGAAGAGAACCGGGAGGATGGACAACGATACGAACACTTTCGATTCGTGGCCGACAAGGGACAAAGCCTGCTGCGAATCGACAAGTTCCTCTCGGTAAGGATCGAGGGGATCTCACGCAACCGCATACAACAGGCAGCAGATGCGGAGTGCATCCTGGTGAACGATGTGCCGGTGAAGGCCAGCTACAAGGTGAAGCCGCTCGATGTGATCTCCGTCGTGATGGATCGGCCCCGCCGCGAGCTGTCGATCCTGCCGGAAGATATCCCACTCAACATCGCCTACGAGGATGAGACCGTGATGGTGATCAACAAGCCGGCTGGCCTGGTGGTGCACCCCGGGCACGGCAACTATACCGGCACGCTGGTCAACGCGGTGGCCTTCCACCTTCACAGGGACAACATCAAGGAGTTGGATGACCCACGACTGGGACTGGTACACCGCATCGACAAGGATACATCCGGCCTTTTGCTGGTGGCCAAGACCCCCGAGGCGAAGACACACCTCTCGGCACAGTTCTTCAACAAGGAGACCAAACGGCTCTACGTGGCGCTGGTGTGGGGTAACGTGGCGGAGGATGAAGGCACCATTGAAGGGAACATCGGCCGCGACCCGAGAGACAGGATGGTGATGCGCGTCTTCCCGGAAGGAGAGCAGGGCAAGCCGGCGGTGACCCACTACAGGGTACTGGAACGTTTTGGCTACGTCACATTGGTGGAGTGTCGCCTGGAAACAGGCCGCACCCATCAGATAAGGGTTCACATGAAACAGATCGGACATCCTCTCTTCAACGACGAACGTTACGGGGGGAACGAGGTACTGAGAGGTACCCATTTTGCCAAGTACAAACAGTTCGTTTACAACTGCTTTGCCCTCTGCCCGCGGCAGTGCCTGCATGCCCGCACGCTGGGATTCATACACCCCGCCACGGGAGAGGAGATAAACCTGGAGAGCGCCATTCCTGACGACATGCAGCAGGTGATCGACCGCTGGCGCAGCTACACTGCATCGAGAGAGATTGAATAGGTTCAACAGATCATCACACCATATATAAGAGAATGAAACGTAACATTGCCATCATCTGGGGAGGGTACTCCTCCGAAAAAGTGGTCTCCGAGAAAAGCGCTGCCGGCATATACTCCTTCATGGACAAGGAGCGGTACAACATCTGGAAGGTACGCATCGACCGTAATGAGTGGGTAGCAGAGCACCAGGGAGCGTTGCTCCCGGTAGACAGAAACGATTTCAGCATCCTCACCGGCGAGGGGAAGGTACGGTTCGACTATGCATACATCACCATTCATGGTACACCGGGAGAAGATGGCACCCTGCAGGGATACTTCGACATGACAGGCATCCCCTACTCCAATTGTGGCGTATTGGCATCTGCCCTCACCTTCAACAAGTTCACCTGCAACCACTTCCTGAAGAACTTCGGCATCGACGTACCGGGATCCATCCTGCTGCGGCGGGAAGACCCGATCACCGCGGATCAGATTGCCGCATCGCTCGGGCTCCCCCTGTTTGTGAAACCCAATGTCGGGGGATCCAGCTTCGCCACCACCAAGGTGAAGGAAGCAACACAGCTGGAGAAGGCCATTGTTGAAGCGTTCAGCGAAGCATCGGAGGTGATCGTGGAACAGTTTGTTGCTGGCAGGGAGGTGACCTGCGGCTGTTATGCCTCACACCGGGGATTCACCATGCTGCCGCTTACCGAGGTGGTCACCCACAATGAGTTCTTCGACTACAATGCCAAATACAACGGCGAGGTGGAGGAGATCACACCGGCGCCCCTGCCGGAAGCCACCACACGGAACGTGCAGCAAATCACAGAGCGCATC
This genomic window from Dysgonomonadaceae bacterium zrk40 contains:
- a CDS encoding glutamate-5-semialdehyde dehydrogenase; translated protein: MKSSQKNNVLKTLAELLKRQEDEIMRANGADMDAFPDMDASMRDRLKVDGPKIEGMIRSLEKVATQADPEGKVLYQHTREDRLQIENRTVPFGTILIIYESRPDVTIEAAATAFKAGNRILLKGGKEAFHTNTLLTRLWQEALTVNGEEIHWVEYLNLNREETQQLIRENSRRVDLIIPRGGEGLIHFVQEHASVPVIVSGRGNNFLYIDEDVDFEMAIRLVVNGKKRISVCNAIDKVLIHKDLPQLKEKVNLLVERLEEKGISVWGNSTIAALSPAIRPENNANTLCEEYLAPKLYLALVEGMSEAIGMTNRYSGGHTAVIVTINRERADLFMQEADCAAVYHNASSRFTDGGQFGVGGEIAISTQKLHFRGPLGAQELVTNKWFIYGEGQTRE
- the proB gene encoding glutamate 5-kinase; translation: MKKKLIIKIGTSTLTAGTNRISFAVIESLARQILVLRESYEVVIVSSGAIATARQFVEINGYQRNVDSKQAMAAIGQTKLMELYDTIFSTFGLNIAQILLTYRDFENPVANENTRNTIKRLWQAGYIPIVNENDTVSIEEILLGDNDKLSALVAVITGADLLLLVSDIDGIFDRNPHLHADARLISEVTDLESIRSYIEEKESTLGTGGMSSKVHAAEICMEKGVEMWIVNGQRANYIIRAMNGEIPCTRFRREAGKS
- a CDS encoding NAD(P)-binding domain-containing protein yields the protein MKHGFIGFGNLARAIYEGLKEEEGMTFAYFARSDKEMSIPFHEKLEQLVDRSDVLWLAVKPQDLAGILQQLKECDLTGKTIVSPVAGKSIAWIERHLGGEQLIVRIMPNLAMAYRMSVTAFCTNRPDDEKATVIFTLLGKLGKAVELEEVGFDLFTSVFGSGPAFILSFIQIFKQKMQELSLPGALLDELLLELTRGTTRYFTENQKAHSIEELIRNITSKGGTTQAGLEYFKTHEIGKHFEGVLDAARNRSVEMSRNGN
- a CDS encoding SufE family protein; protein product: MQTIDKTEQEIIDEFSIYDDWMDKYAVIIEQGNALAPLDEQYKTPSNIIEGCQSRVWLQSDYRDGRLWFQAESDAIIVKGLLALVLRVFNGRTPDEIIGSELRFLKEIGLTEHLSPTRSNGLLAVIKQIRFYAIAYKAKAEQQQQG
- a CDS encoding M28 family peptidase, with the translated sequence MKRVGIFSIVVALTAAMLLTVSCNSCQSGKKSVVTEVYQPQSPAFIADSAYGYVEAQVAFGPRVPGTAAHEACGDYLAGKLASFGAVVTEQRTMVTHYDGKELPIRNIIGSYAPEKEKRVLLFAHWDSRPFADEESDPMRRQQPIAGADDGASGVGVLLEIARQLQQQPLERGVDIIFFDLEDWGQPSFEQQQVTGDWWCMGSRYWAEQPHVEDYSAEYGILLDMVGSAGATFLKEGYSLLHAPAMVERVWSTARKMGYGSFFPLQQGGYITDDHVPVNEMKRAPSINIINLKRETRTGFGPHWHTLNDDMRNIDRNTLKAVGQTVLELLYTEK
- a CDS encoding potassium/proton antiporter encodes the protein MMISTEILLLAGSVLFFISMLVGKAGHRFGVPVLLLFLLVGMIFGSDGFGLMFQNVQTAHTIGTLCLCIILFSGGLDTRFSDIRPVIIPGVVLATLGVFLTAIITGLFTWWISGLMFPSLGIGLLTALLLASTVSSTDSASVFGILRSKGVVLKNNLRPLLEMESGSNDPMAYMLTILFMGIIQSGKDPNFFMVIGSILLQLAIGSIIGFVLGRLAVRLINGIRMDNASLYPVLLLMIGIFVFAATYFLKGNGYLAIYIAGLVIGNSKFVHKRTSMKFMDGFAWMSQILLFLTLGLLVNPAELLEVLLPAVIIALFMIFFARPLSVFLTLLPFRKIGFRDKLYTSWVGLRGAVPIIFAIMPLAEGIEGARWIFNIVFVITIVSLLLQGTSLPAVAKWLKLADKPSKFKAFEDFDVEFSEEIKSAMTEIEISEETLKYGKNLLEMPLPDKTLVVMVKRDEQYFVPTGQTALYAGDKLLVISDDEDALRETYTNMGINNFSYQRNR
- a CDS encoding LD-carboxypeptidase encodes the protein MKRPPALKEHDSAVILSPAGRIDALYVTGAAALLKRWGLQPIVAPHALGSQGRYSGSVAERLADMQQAMDDPSVRLILCSRGGYGMVHLLPQLDFSAIRANPKWVVGYSDVTALHAALQMQGVASLHAPMAKHLAEEDEEDVAVSHLHDVLFDRALHYQIPVKENQSLNRTGQAKGRLFGGNLSVFTSLLGTKFAKIPKGGILFLEEIGEHPYKVDRMIRQLQLAGVFDRIGGMIVGQFTDYEEDDQMSAPLMQSIRDAVNGYNFPLCFSFPVGHVKENYPLLMGMQAEMIVGYDRISFTQ
- the gyrB gene encoding DNA topoisomerase (ATP-hydrolyzing) subunit B; this encodes MSEEELKLASGNYSAQNIQVLEGLEAVRKRPAMYIGDVSEKGLHHLVYEVVDNSIDEALAGYCSEINVIINEDNSISVKDDGRGIPVDYHEKEKKSALEVVLTVLHAGGKFDKGSYKVSGGLHGVGVSCVNALSVYLKAEVHKNGKIYTQEYSKGKPYADVQITGDSNESGTVITFKPDDTIFTVLEYRYDTLATRLRELAFLNAGLTLTLTDKRHPREDGTFKTERFYSETGLEEFVLYIDKNKDSLIQDPIHITTEKNGIPIEIALTYNDTYNENIFSYVNNINTIEGGTHLTGFRRGLSRTLKKYAEDSRMLEKVKVEISGDDFREGLTAVLSVKVQEPQFEGQTKTKLGNSEVIGAVDQAIGEALKYYLEEHPKEAKVIVEKVILAATARQAARKAREMVQRKSPLSGAGLPGKLADCSSKNPIESEIFLVEGDSAGGTAKQGRNRIFQAILPLRGKILNVEKAMPHKVLESEEIKNIYTALGVTIGTEDDSKELNIAKLRYHKIILMTDADVDGSHIDTLILTFFFRYMRVLIENGYVYIATPPLYLCKKGKAEEYCYNERQRKDFIDKYGDGNENAIHTQRYKGLGEMNAEQLWHTTMNPENRLLKQVTIENAADADIIFTMLMGEEVAPRREFIEENATYANIDA
- a CDS encoding Dabb family protein, with product MIKHLVMFQLSEEAEGHSKAENARIIKEKLEALQGVIPEIRRMEVKINHEAASAENYDIILESEFDSLEELQRYAIHPEHLKVGGYVSKVRAARAAIDYEV